A window from Akkermansia muciniphila encodes these proteins:
- the murA gene encoding UDP-N-acetylglucosamine 1-carboxyvinyltransferase produces the protein MEKLVVHGGFTLRGAVNISGSKNASLPILAASLLTDEPVVVRRVPDVSDTNFMVQIMGQLGASVERSSGNVRVEARNLHSEATYEQVRKMRASICLMGPLMARMQRCVIPLPGGCVIGDRPVDLHIRAIQALGARVQIERGNLIIEAPGGLKGATVDLSGDHGPTVLGTDNLMMAAVLAEGTTVIESAASEPEVVDLANFLIKLGANIQGAGTRRIVIEGVEKLRGCNHTVIPDRIEAGTFMVAAAMMGDGVTLRRVCEEHMAVVTDLLRKCGHHVEFNERGDTVTIIAGNTPKCGEIKTAPYPGYPTDMQAQMTALFATTPGISVVKDTIFPQRFMHCSELKRMGANIKVDNGTAVISGVETLSGAPVMASDLRASAALVLAALKAEGTTEIHRLYHIDRGYEMIDEKLLAIGAAVERQPDDDN, from the coding sequence ATGGAGAAGCTTGTTGTACACGGAGGTTTTACGCTGAGGGGAGCCGTCAATATCAGCGGGTCCAAAAATGCGTCCCTGCCCATTCTGGCCGCGTCCCTGCTGACGGATGAGCCTGTGGTGGTGCGCCGTGTGCCGGATGTTTCCGATACCAATTTCATGGTGCAGATCATGGGCCAGCTTGGCGCTTCCGTGGAGAGGTCCAGCGGCAACGTGCGCGTGGAAGCCAGGAACCTGCACTCGGAAGCCACCTATGAACAGGTGCGCAAGATGCGCGCCTCCATCTGCCTGATGGGCCCCCTGATGGCCCGCATGCAACGGTGCGTGATTCCCTTGCCGGGCGGCTGCGTCATCGGTGACCGTCCCGTGGACCTGCACATCAGGGCCATCCAGGCGCTGGGCGCCCGGGTGCAGATTGAACGCGGCAACCTGATTATTGAGGCCCCCGGGGGCCTGAAGGGCGCCACGGTGGATTTGAGCGGGGATCACGGCCCTACCGTCCTGGGAACGGACAACCTGATGATGGCCGCCGTGCTGGCGGAAGGCACCACCGTCATTGAATCCGCCGCCTCCGAGCCGGAAGTGGTGGACCTGGCCAACTTCCTGATCAAGCTGGGCGCCAATATCCAGGGCGCCGGAACGCGCCGCATCGTCATTGAAGGGGTTGAAAAACTCCGCGGCTGCAACCACACCGTCATTCCGGACCGCATTGAAGCAGGCACCTTCATGGTGGCCGCCGCCATGATGGGGGACGGCGTGACCCTGAGGCGCGTCTGTGAAGAGCACATGGCCGTGGTGACGGACCTGCTCCGGAAATGCGGCCACCACGTGGAATTCAACGAACGCGGGGACACCGTCACCATCATTGCCGGGAATACCCCCAAATGCGGGGAAATCAAAACAGCTCCCTATCCCGGCTATCCCACGGACATGCAGGCCCAGATGACCGCCCTCTTCGCCACCACGCCAGGCATCTCCGTGGTGAAGGACACCATCTTCCCGCAGCGCTTCATGCACTGCTCCGAGCTCAAGCGCATGGGCGCGAACATCAAGGTGGACAACGGCACCGCCGTCATCTCCGGTGTGGAAACCCTGAGCGGCGCCCCCGTCATGGCGTCCGACCTGCGCGCGTCCGCCGCGCTGGTGCTGGCGGCCTTGAAAGCTGAAGGCACCACGGAAATACACCGTTTGTACCACATTGACCGCGGCTATGAAATGATTGATGAAAAGCTCCTGGCCATCGGCGCTGCCGTGGAAAGGCAGCCGGATGACGACAATTAA
- a CDS encoding HU family DNA-binding protein, producing MNKAQLIELIQNKLGADTTKKHAEEALAAVLESIKEGVQESGKVQIIGFGTFATKTREARTGRNPKTGKAINIPASKTVAFKASSALKD from the coding sequence ATGAACAAGGCTCAACTGATCGAATTGATTCAAAACAAGCTGGGTGCCGATACCACCAAGAAACACGCTGAAGAAGCTCTGGCCGCTGTGCTGGAATCCATCAAGGAAGGCGTGCAGGAATCCGGCAAGGTGCAGATCATCGGCTTTGGTACGTTCGCTACCAAGACCCGTGAAGCCCGTACCGGCCGCAACCCGAAGACCGGCAAGGCGATCAATATTCCCGCTTCCAAGACGGTTGCTTTCAAGGCCTCTTCCGCTCTGAAGGACTAA
- the aroC gene encoding chorismate synthase, protein MSSSFGQVFRISTWGESHGAGVGVVIDGCPSLVPVTEEVIQRELDRRRPGQSDIVTPRKEEDCAEILSGVLDGKTLGTPIAISVRNKDHRSSAYDEMAHTYRPSHADYTYDTKYGIRAWAGGGRASARETIGRVAAGAVARAVLKQAFPDMDVLAWVDRVHHVKASVDWEAVTASVIESNIVRTADPSVVEAMIAAIKEARDSGNSLGGVVKCVVRGCPPGLGDPVFDKLDATLAHAMMSIPATKAFAVGSGFEAADMTGLEHNDPFYMRDGHVHTVTNHSGGIQGGISNGEDILMRIGFKPTATLMIDQQTVNQAGEDARLKGRGRHDACVLPRAVPIVEAMAWLCLCDHYLRQRCQRAL, encoded by the coding sequence ATGTCCAGCAGTTTTGGTCAGGTGTTCAGAATCTCCACCTGGGGTGAATCCCATGGAGCCGGGGTGGGTGTGGTGATTGACGGCTGTCCGTCCCTTGTCCCGGTGACGGAAGAAGTCATTCAGCGGGAGCTGGACCGGCGCAGGCCGGGGCAGAGCGACATCGTGACCCCACGCAAGGAGGAAGACTGCGCGGAAATCCTCTCCGGCGTGCTGGACGGCAAAACCCTGGGAACGCCCATCGCCATCAGCGTGCGGAACAAGGACCACCGTTCCTCCGCCTATGATGAAATGGCCCATACGTACCGCCCCTCCCATGCGGACTACACGTATGACACCAAATATGGCATCCGCGCCTGGGCGGGCGGGGGCAGGGCCTCCGCGCGGGAAACCATCGGCCGCGTGGCCGCCGGGGCCGTGGCCAGGGCCGTGCTGAAGCAGGCCTTTCCGGACATGGACGTCCTTGCCTGGGTGGACCGGGTGCACCATGTGAAAGCCTCCGTGGACTGGGAAGCCGTCACGGCCTCCGTCATTGAAAGCAACATCGTCCGCACGGCGGACCCCTCCGTGGTGGAAGCCATGATCGCCGCCATCAAGGAGGCGAGGGACTCCGGCAACTCCCTGGGCGGCGTGGTCAAGTGCGTGGTGCGCGGCTGTCCTCCCGGACTGGGGGACCCCGTCTTTGACAAGCTGGACGCCACGCTGGCCCATGCCATGATGAGCATTCCCGCCACCAAGGCCTTTGCCGTGGGCTCCGGCTTTGAGGCGGCGGACATGACCGGGCTGGAACACAACGATCCTTTTTACATGCGGGACGGCCATGTGCACACCGTCACCAACCACTCCGGCGGCATCCAGGGCGGCATCTCCAACGGGGAGGACATCCTGATGCGCATTGGCTTCAAGCCCACCGCCACCCTGATGATTGACCAGCAGACGGTCAACCAGGCAGGGGAGGACGCCCGGCTCAAGGGCAGGGGACGGCATGACGCCTGCGTGCTGCCGCGCGCCGTGCCCATTGTGGAGGCCATGGCCTGGCTCTGCCTGTGCGACCACTACCTGCGCCAGCGCTGCCAGCGGGCGCTGTAA
- a CDS encoding tetratricopeptide repeat protein codes for MDEEKWKEELEKWEHEIALNPENAEAYSKRGTVLFVLGRKKEALDSYNRALEINPEYEKAWNNKGVLLGYCGRKKEALDCYIKALQINANHEKIRRNRRVLIGSDEFWDSLSGDSLPDLWSGDEDFNILASREKLKDCSGKDLQSIRHLWVEQYRLLHLLSADLDQVGHYTSTNVFETLLQEQEETKGKATPLLLCSLAAANDPTEGTVFQSLLGVDCMPFQRIHSNLAVLQTSFSSSIGSLNQFRLYGKNNGEEGTGLCLVFNRSFFAGPGETSMVAVKRDQEQSSEEEGAACRKLPLYWVLYYDRDSEHVYYTPACIEYSLNKEFKMKKNSVKKTDLKKVEDIGKSLKRIRDHFKAISKEYQQTALEMLIYLRHLVKDAAFKDEKELRILSLHPYNDHDSSLKVLPGKNCLSVDYLSVIHEEEEYLEKVIAGPKLRDFPNLVDVAKFRLHRLGGKKEVEFCQSQAPLS; via the coding sequence ATGGATGAAGAAAAATGGAAGGAAGAATTGGAGAAATGGGAGCATGAGATTGCTCTTAATCCTGAAAATGCTGAGGCTTACTCCAAAAGAGGAACTGTATTGTTTGTTCTAGGGAGGAAGAAGGAAGCACTGGACAGCTACAACAGGGCTCTGGAGATCAACCCTGAGTATGAGAAGGCCTGGAATAATAAAGGTGTTTTATTAGGCTATTGCGGAAGAAAAAAAGAAGCTTTAGACTGCTACATTAAAGCTCTCCAGATTAATGCCAATCATGAAAAAATTAGGCGAAATCGTAGAGTTTTAATAGGAAGCGATGAATTTTGGGACAGCTTGTCCGGGGATAGCCTCCCGGATTTATGGAGTGGGGACGAAGACTTCAATATTTTGGCAAGCAGGGAAAAATTGAAAGACTGCTCTGGGAAGGATTTGCAGAGTATCCGTCATCTATGGGTAGAGCAATATCGGTTACTGCATCTGCTTAGTGCTGATCTTGATCAGGTCGGGCATTATACTTCCACGAACGTCTTTGAAACCTTGCTTCAGGAACAAGAGGAAACAAAGGGTAAAGCAACGCCCTTGCTGTTATGCAGTCTGGCGGCAGCCAACGACCCTACGGAGGGGACCGTATTCCAGTCCTTGCTGGGGGTAGACTGCATGCCTTTCCAAAGAATCCACAGTAATCTTGCCGTATTGCAAACCTCTTTTTCCTCTTCCATTGGTTCCTTGAACCAGTTCCGTCTTTATGGAAAGAACAACGGAGAGGAAGGAACGGGGCTTTGCCTGGTATTTAACCGGTCTTTTTTTGCCGGGCCCGGAGAAACATCCATGGTTGCCGTGAAGAGGGATCAGGAACAATCCTCCGAGGAAGAGGGAGCAGCATGCCGCAAGCTGCCGCTTTATTGGGTGCTGTATTATGACCGTGATTCCGAACATGTTTATTATACTCCCGCATGTATCGAATACAGCTTGAATAAAGAATTTAAGATGAAAAAAAATTCTGTGAAAAAAACTGACTTGAAGAAAGTTGAGGACATTGGAAAATCGTTGAAGAGGATCCGGGATCATTTTAAGGCAATTAGCAAAGAATATCAGCAGACTGCCCTGGAAATGCTTATTTACCTGAGGCATCTGGTGAAGGATGCCGCCTTCAAGGACGAAAAAGAGTTAAGAATTCTGTCTTTGCATCCCTACAATGACCATGATTCGTCCCTCAAGGTATTGCCGGGCAAAAACTGCCTGTCGGTCGACTATTTGTCAGTCATTCATGAGGAGGAGGAATATCTGGAGAAGGTGATTGCCGGACCTAAATTGAGGGATTTTCCCAACCTGGTGGATGTGGCCAAATTCAGGCTTCATCGTTTGGGAGGAAAGAAGGAAGTGGAATTTTGCCAGTCGCAGGCGCCTTTAAGTTGA
- a CDS encoding metallophosphoesterase, translated as MIGFSLFMWAWQVEPRRVETVTTAQEVPQWKEKGGSPLRIVIAGDFHLRPNGGDQARRYMEKIMEAQPDMIFLLGDYANGHTRESSMSPETAREYFKMLKAPLGVFAVQGNHDQYYGWDLWRNMFSELGILPMWNDSLLLHLPGGRDLQLSSVRDDYHLRIRPEELPLRFSPDIPHILLSHVPDIFPLLEPGTADAVISAHTHGGQICLPGGKPLANISREKAKFSYPWSQLNGTPFLITRGLGCSVLPLRFCCPPEIIVLEIQ; from the coding sequence ATGATCGGCTTTTCCTTATTCATGTGGGCGTGGCAGGTGGAACCCAGGCGCGTGGAAACCGTCACAACCGCGCAGGAAGTGCCGCAGTGGAAGGAAAAAGGCGGCTCCCCGCTCCGGATCGTGATCGCCGGAGACTTCCACCTGCGCCCGAACGGCGGCGACCAGGCGCGCCGGTACATGGAAAAAATCATGGAGGCGCAGCCGGACATGATCTTCCTGCTGGGGGACTACGCCAACGGCCACACCCGGGAGAGCAGCATGAGCCCGGAAACCGCCCGGGAATACTTCAAGATGCTGAAAGCCCCCCTCGGCGTCTTCGCCGTGCAGGGCAACCATGACCAGTACTACGGCTGGGACCTGTGGCGGAACATGTTCTCAGAGCTGGGCATCCTGCCCATGTGGAACGATTCCCTGCTGCTGCACCTCCCCGGAGGGAGGGACCTCCAGCTTTCCTCCGTGCGGGACGACTACCACCTGAGAATCAGGCCGGAGGAACTGCCGCTGCGCTTCTCCCCGGACATCCCCCACATCCTGCTCTCCCACGTGCCGGACATCTTCCCCCTGCTGGAGCCCGGCACGGCGGACGCCGTTATCAGCGCCCACACCCACGGCGGACAGATTTGCCTGCCCGGCGGCAAGCCCCTGGCTAACATCTCCCGGGAGAAGGCCAAATTCTCCTATCCCTGGTCCCAGCTGAACGGCACGCCCTTCCTCATCACGCGCGGGCTGGGGTGCAGCGTTCTTCCCCTCCGCTTCTGCTGCCCTCCGGAAATCATCGTGCTGGAAATCCAATAA
- a CDS encoding iron-sulfur cluster assembly scaffold protein, protein MQFTHEIEQMCCVKKGCNHGPAPIPQEGNWTQSKEITDISGLTHGVGWCAPQQGTCKLTLNVKNGIVEEALVETSGCSGMTHSAAMAAEILPGKTVLEAMNTDLVCDAINTAMRELFLQIVYGRTQSAFSEGGLPIGAGLEDLGKGLRSQIGTLYGTRAKGPRYLEMAEGYITKLALDEDGEIIGYEFVRMGPMMEMIKKGMDANEALAKCTGNYGRFDEAAKYIDPRHE, encoded by the coding sequence ATGCAGTTTACACACGAAATCGAACAAATGTGTTGCGTCAAGAAAGGCTGCAACCATGGTCCGGCCCCCATCCCGCAGGAAGGCAACTGGACGCAATCCAAGGAGATCACGGATATTTCCGGCCTGACCCACGGCGTGGGCTGGTGCGCTCCCCAGCAGGGCACCTGCAAGCTGACGCTGAACGTCAAGAACGGCATCGTTGAAGAAGCCCTTGTGGAAACCAGCGGCTGCTCCGGCATGACCCACTCCGCCGCCATGGCCGCGGAAATCCTGCCCGGCAAGACCGTGCTGGAAGCGATGAACACGGACCTCGTGTGCGACGCCATCAACACCGCCATGCGCGAACTGTTCCTGCAGATCGTGTACGGCCGCACCCAGAGCGCTTTCTCCGAAGGCGGCCTGCCCATCGGCGCCGGCCTTGAAGACCTCGGCAAGGGCCTCCGCTCCCAGATCGGCACCCTGTACGGCACCCGCGCCAAGGGCCCCCGCTACCTGGAAATGGCTGAAGGCTACATCACCAAGCTGGCTTTGGACGAAGACGGTGAAATCATCGGCTACGAGTTCGTCCGCATGGGCCCGATGATGGAAATGATCAAGAAGGGCATGGATGCCAATGAAGCCCTGGCCAAGTGCACGGGCAACTACGGTCGTTTTGACGAGGCCGCCAAGTACATCGATCCTCGTCACGAATGA
- a CDS encoding GGGtGRT protein gives MPLFESYDRRIKQINEALAKYGIGSIEEAEQLCLSKGINVREIVNGIQPIAFENAGWAYVVGAAIAIKKGCTKAADAAEAIGEGLQSFCIPGSVADDRKVGLGHGNLAAMLLRDETECFCFLAGHESFAAAEGAIGIAKSANRVRKQDLRVCLNGLGKDAAYIISRINGFTYVQTKFDYASGKLNIVQEKAFSKGPKAAVRVYGCDDVREGVAVMWNEGVDVSITGNSTNPTRFQHPVAGTYKKECNEKGKKYFSVASGGGTGRTLHPDNMAAGPASYGMTDTMGRMHSDAQFAGSSSVPAHVEMMGLIGMGNNPMVGASVAVAVAVEEAAKQNA, from the coding sequence ATGCCTCTTTTCGAATCCTACGACCGCCGCATCAAGCAGATCAATGAAGCCCTGGCCAAGTACGGCATCGGCTCCATTGAAGAAGCGGAACAACTCTGCCTTTCCAAGGGCATCAACGTTCGCGAAATCGTGAACGGCATCCAGCCCATCGCGTTTGAAAACGCCGGCTGGGCCTACGTGGTGGGCGCCGCCATCGCCATCAAGAAGGGCTGCACGAAGGCCGCCGACGCCGCTGAAGCTATCGGTGAAGGCCTCCAGTCCTTCTGCATTCCAGGTTCCGTTGCGGACGACCGCAAAGTGGGCCTGGGCCACGGCAACCTGGCCGCCATGCTCCTGCGTGATGAAACGGAATGCTTCTGCTTCCTGGCCGGCCACGAATCCTTTGCCGCCGCTGAAGGCGCCATCGGCATTGCCAAGTCCGCCAACCGCGTCCGCAAGCAGGACCTGCGCGTCTGCCTGAACGGCCTCGGCAAGGACGCCGCGTACATCATCTCCCGCATCAACGGGTTCACGTACGTGCAGACCAAGTTCGACTACGCTTCCGGCAAGCTGAACATCGTCCAGGAGAAGGCTTTCTCCAAGGGCCCGAAGGCCGCCGTGCGCGTGTACGGCTGCGACGACGTGCGCGAAGGCGTGGCCGTCATGTGGAATGAAGGCGTGGACGTTTCCATCACCGGGAACTCCACCAACCCCACCCGCTTCCAGCACCCGGTGGCCGGCACCTACAAGAAGGAATGCAACGAGAAGGGCAAGAAGTACTTCTCCGTGGCTTCCGGCGGCGGTACGGGCCGCACCCTGCACCCGGACAACATGGCTGCCGGTCCCGCCTCCTACGGCATGACTGATACCATGGGCCGCATGCACTCCGACGCCCAGTTCGCCGGTTCCTCCTCCGTGCCCGCCCACGTGGAAATGATGGGTCTCATCGGCATGGGCAACAACCCGATGGTCGGCGCTTCCGTAGCGGTGGCCGTGGCTGTTGAAGAAGCCGCCAAGCAGAACGCCTGA
- a CDS encoding DNA adenine methylase, giving the protein MTRNEPSSLPAQPIEEDPRYLTEQIVTYLGNKRSLLHFLGTGLEQVKSRLGKEKLKAGDLFSGSGIVARFLKKHSEELIVNDLEEYSRIVNTCYLSNPEEVENLELERHYRRLLRYMEEHESPGFITDLYAPKNPDSITPEDRVFYTRRNAVYLDTARRTINLLPEEVRPYFIAPLLAEASVHTNTSGVFKGFYKDKQGVGKFGGTGGNALARILGDISLPFPVFSRFGCQYSIHCRDANELVAELPEMDVVYLDPPYNQHPYGSNYFMLNLLSSYEKPEETSRVSGIPTDWKRSTYNSRQHAPAALFRLLEECPARFILLSYSSEGFISYEEMTEFLGRLGRIVTLETPYATFRGSRNLRNRPQNVTEFLFLVERF; this is encoded by the coding sequence ATGACCCGGAACGAGCCATCATCCCTCCCAGCGCAGCCGATCGAGGAAGACCCCAGATACCTGACGGAACAGATTGTGACGTATCTGGGTAATAAGCGTTCCCTGCTGCATTTCCTGGGTACGGGGCTGGAACAGGTGAAAAGCCGCCTGGGGAAGGAGAAATTGAAGGCAGGGGATTTGTTTTCCGGCAGCGGCATTGTGGCCCGTTTTCTGAAGAAGCATTCGGAGGAATTGATTGTCAATGATCTGGAGGAATACAGCCGCATCGTCAACACCTGCTATCTGAGCAACCCGGAGGAAGTGGAGAATCTGGAGCTGGAGAGGCATTACCGGCGCCTGCTGCGGTATATGGAGGAGCATGAATCCCCGGGTTTCATCACGGATTTGTACGCTCCCAAAAATCCGGACAGCATCACGCCGGAAGACCGCGTTTTTTATACGCGCCGCAATGCCGTGTACCTGGATACGGCCCGGCGGACCATCAACCTGCTTCCGGAAGAAGTCAGGCCGTATTTCATCGCCCCTCTTCTGGCGGAGGCCTCCGTGCATACAAACACGTCCGGCGTGTTCAAGGGATTTTACAAGGACAAGCAGGGAGTGGGCAAATTCGGCGGCACGGGCGGCAACGCCCTGGCCCGCATCCTGGGGGATATTTCTCTGCCGTTTCCCGTGTTTTCCAGATTTGGATGCCAGTATTCCATTCATTGCCGGGATGCCAATGAACTGGTTGCGGAATTGCCGGAGATGGATGTGGTGTATCTGGACCCCCCTTATAACCAGCATCCGTACGGCTCCAATTATTTCATGCTGAACCTGCTGTCTTCCTATGAAAAGCCGGAGGAGACCAGCCGCGTTTCCGGCATTCCCACGGATTGGAAGCGCTCCACGTACAACAGCCGCCAGCATGCTCCGGCGGCCCTGTTCCGGCTGCTGGAAGAGTGCCCGGCCAGGTTTATTCTGCTTTCCTACAGTTCGGAGGGATTCATCAGCTATGAGGAGATGACGGAGTTCCTGGGGCGCCTGGGCCGCATTGTGACGCTGGAAACGCCGTACGCCACCTTCCGGGGGAGCCGGAATCTGAGGAACCGCCCGCAGAACGTGACGGAGTTCCTGTTCCTGGTGGAACGTTTTTAA